The genome window GCTGCGTTGGCAACGTCGAACACCAGCGTGCTCACCGTAGTTCCATCGGTGGTGGCGACGACGCTACCCCTTAACTCCAACGAGCCGCGGGTCTTCTGAAGTCCCGCGTACACCGCCTCTTTGCCCCGTTCCGAGCTGAAGAGACCGGTGCTGAGGACCACGAAAGCGAAGACGGTAGCAACGACCACGAAGGCGATGAGGATTATCGCCGTCTCCAGGCCGGTGATGCCCTTCTCCTCCCTGGCGGCCCTCGTCAAGAGCCTCTTGAATCTGTCCATTTGTTTCCTCCGGTCTTGGTCCTGCTCACATACGCCTTGGCAGATACGGGACATGCCAGCTGCCGTTTCTGTCGGCCCGCGAATGTCCCAACAGGGCGCACTTCTAGTGCGTCCGCAGGAGTTTTCGGTTACCTTTGGGAGCAGGAGCACGGTGCCTTCACCCAAATGGGCGGGGTGCCTGCACCTATCGGAAAGCCGGCGGTCGAGTCCTCTGCCGCAATAGCCTCCGGATTCGAAGCTTTTCGATGAATTCTTTCCGGGCAGCCCTAAAGACTGGGCTCTTGCGGCCGATAAACACGACGTAGGCTCTATCGATCGGTTGACGGCCGGAAAGAGACCGCGCCCTCAGCGGTCTCTCCCGGCGACCTGACTGGGAAGAAATGCAGGGACGCCACAAAGGAAAGAAGCTGCGCCTGCTCGTCGTCGAGGATGACGGCCTGTGGCGCGACATGTTCCGCCTCGCCCTCTCCGCCCAGCCCCGGCTCGAGCTTGTTGACATCAAGAGCAGCGGCGAGGAGCTGCTGCCCCTGTGCCGGTCGGTCCGCCCCGACGTACTGCTCATCGACCTCGATTCGGCGGCGACGAAGGAGTGCGTGGGGGCGGCGCGCGCGGGCAAGGCGGAGCGGCCGGAGATGGGCGTCGTTGTGATTGCCGCCGCCGCCGACAGGGAATGTCTCGCCGCGCTTCCCTCGCCCGACACGCCCGGCTGGTCGCTGATCGTCAAACAATCGCTTTCCGACATGAGCGCGCTCGTCCACGCCATCGAAGCGGCGGCTGCCGGGCTCGTCGTGCTCGATCCGGCGCTCCTCGCAGCCACCCTCGAGCCCCGGCATTCGCGCCTGAGCCGCCTAACGCCGCGCCAACTGGAGGTCCTGCAACTCATGGCGAAGGGGCTCAGCAATTCCGCCATCGCCAAAGCGTTGGTGCTGGAAGAGAAGTCGGTGGAGAACCACATCAATGCCATATTCAGCCAGCTCGTGGTGAACCACGACGCTTCCGCCCACCCGCGGGTGAAGGCCGTTATCACCTATCTCGAGGAGACGGGCGCCCATCCCTCACGGGCGGCCTGATCCCGGCTGCTTTCCCCCGACCCGGACATCTGGAGCCGATCCTGTAAGATTGCCCTGCGGCAGGCGTTTGTATAATGGTCGCAGCTAGCCTCGAGGGATCGGCCTATCATGCCCAGATTGACCAGGTTGACAATGCTCGTCTTTATCACGTGCTCCTGTCTGCTTGTCGCGGGCGGAACGCTCCTCTTCTTCTTTGTGCTGAATCCGGGCGGTGATGGGCGTCCCGCCTCCGAAGGGCTGCCCGCCCAGACCGACGGCGACGGGAACGGCCGCAACCAGTACTTCTCCTCCGTCAAGGGCTACGCCATCGCCGTTCCTTCTGATTGGACGGAGACGCCGAACAGCATCGAACTGGGTGGCGCATCCGTCGACGTCTTCTACTCTCTGCGTCCGACCGGCCGGCCCGGCGTGGCACCCACGTTCAGCGTAAGCAGCGAGTCGCTCCCTCCGAAAACGACTTCGCGCGACTACCTTGAATCAAAGTTGGAATTCCTCGGTTCGGTGGGGGCTGAGTTTGCCGCGCCCGCGGCCGTCGAGGTGGGCGGTGTCGAGGGCTACCTGGTGGATTACAGCGGCTACTCGCGCACCTACTCGGTGGATTCGACGTCGATCGTCGTCGTCACCGGTCAACAGGGGTGGGAGTTCGTCCTGACGGTGCCCGCGGGCGAACGTTCGCGGTATCGCCCGTTGCTGGCCTCCATTCTTGCTTCCGTCCGTTTCCCGTCCAATTAGCGCCTTCTTCGCTCGTCGGCGACCGCAGTGGATGGCGGCGAGGAGAACGTTTTTGCGGCAGCGTATACCGTTTTGCTATACTCGAACAGTGACATAAGCGCGGTCGGAGGGGGGTGAAGAGATGCCGGAAAGCAAGCACAGGCGCAAGCGAGGGGCGAGGCGGACGAGCCGCGCCGCCGATTGGTCGGGCCCGGCGACCAAACACGGCCCCTTCGGACTATTCTCCAACATCAAGCTGTTCTACTTTCTCGGCGCTCTGATCATGGTGGGCAGCCTCGCGGTCGGCGGCATATGCGCGCTGCCGCAGGGGCAGACGGCTGAGCCCACGCCGACGCCGGAGCCGACAGCGGAGGTAACCGCAGAAGGCGCCGTCACCCCGGAGGAGACGCCGGTGGCCAAGAAATGGTACCCCGCGCCGCCGCCGATGACGATCGACGTAGCGAAGTCCTATACTGCGATCGTCAAGACCGACAAGGGCGATTTCTCCATCGAGCTGTTTGACGACCAGGCGCCCAACACGGTCAACAACTTCGTATTCCTGGCGCGCGACGGCTTCTATGACGGTCTTACCTTTCACTACGTGAAGCCTGACTTTTCCGTCATGACCGGCGACCCCTCCGGCGCGGGCACGGGCGGCCCCGGGTACAACATCGCGAAGGAAGAGACGCCGCATCGCTTCGAGGCGGGCACCGTCGGCATGGTGAACGGGAGCATCTTCTTCGTCGCACTCACCGAGTCAAAGAAGTTCGAGACCGGCGAGTTCTGGGCCTTCGGCAGGGTGGACGAGGAGGGTCTCAAGGTAGTCCGGCAGCTCGCCGTGGGCGACACGGTGCTTGGCGTCGAAATCATCGAACAGTAGGGCGCCCCTTCGACCCTTCAGTCCGTCCTCGATCCCCTCGACATAACGAAGACGCGGCGCTTCCCTCGTCTCCAGCATTTCCCTAAACTGACGATTAATACTAACGGTTGTGCCGGACGGCCGGCTCATAGTCAAAGAAAGGAAGCCCGCATGCTCAAGAAGCTGTTGGTCGCCGGCAGTATTCTGGCCGTTTTCCTCGCCGGTTGCGGCTCAGACGGTGACTCCAAATCGGCTAGGACGGACGAAGAGAAGCCCAGCGCCACCGTTGTCGTCAAGACGCCGGGGCCGACAGCGACCGAGGCCTCAAAGCCGGTCGGCGGCCCCGACGCGCTGTTCCAACCCCTCAGCATCATGGGCGGGCCGCTTTTCGGCGGCGGCTTCGACATGGAAGGGGCCACCCAGGAGGTCGATCCCGATCTCAAAGCGGCCCTCATTACGGCCGGCGACCTCCCCTCAAGCTACGTTGACTTCGGCAGCGACTTCGCCTTCTCCTTCGATTCGCCGGAGGGACCGATGGAGATGGCGGCGAATATGTTCTTCGAAGGCGACATGATGGAAGGGGGCGAAGGATCGGTGGTTATGTCAGCGGCCATCTCGATGCCTGCCAGCGCCTTCGAGGAATGGGATGCGCAGCTCGCGCAGATCGACGACCTCGATCCGGCGGAGATCGAAGAAGCGATGGAACAGACGGGAATGGCGAGCATGGGCGTGACGCTGAACGACATCCAGATATCGCGGCTCGACCTCGGTGAGGGCGGAATGCGCATGTACATGGTGATGGACATGAGCGGTCTCACGGAAGACCTGGGAGAAGAAATGGGGATGTTCGAGGGCGGCATCGCCTTCGACATGTACATGTTCAAGTCCGGGCAGACCGCCTACATGGTCATGAACATGTGGCCCGCGGGCGAGCAGACTGATGTCGACGGTCTGGCGCTGGCCGAACTCATGGAGTCGCGCATCCGCTAGACGGTCGATCGGACCGTGCAGCAAGGGCGGTCTGTCCGGGCCGCCCTTCTTCTTCCCACCGCGAACACAGAAATCTTCGCCCACGTTCGCGCTCACACCCGCCCGGGCTGCCTCTTTGCGGCCTGCGGCGCTGTTCCCGTTCGCCGCGTCACGCCGCGACGGGAACGGAGGCTTTTAGTGCAAAACATGCATTTAAAGCCAGAAATCCTTGACAATGAAAAGAAGCGCAGCCTATAGTGGGTTTAGGCTCTGTCGCATCATTCGAAGGGATAGACACATGCCGGAAGACCAGCCGTTGTTCGTCATCGATGACCTCCACGTCAGCGTCGAAGGCAAGGAAATCGTGAAGGGTCTCAACCTGACGGCGCGGCGCGGAGAAATCCATGCCGTCATGGGCCCGAACGCCTCCGGCAAGAGCACGCTCGCGCACGCCCTCATGGGCCACCCCCGCTACGAGGTGACGAAGGGCAAAGTCCTGCTGAAGGGGGAGAACATTCTCCGCCTCAAGCCGGACGAGCGGGCCCGCCGCGGCCTCTTCCTCGCCTTCCAGTACCCGCGCGCCATCCCGGGCGTGAGCATGGTCAATTTCCTCCGCTCCGCCCTTCGCTCCGTGCGCGATGAGGACGTGCCGGTGCGCGAGTTCAGGGCGATGCTCAGGGAGACGATGGACCTCCTCAAACTCGACGATGAGTTCGTGCGCCGCTACGTCAACGACGGCTTCTCCGGCGGCGAGATGAAGCGGGCGGAGGTGCTCCAGATGGGCATCCTCAAGCCTGAGATGGCCGTCCTCGACGAGACGGACTCGGGGCTCGACATCGATGCCCTGAGGACGGTGGCGGAGGGGATAAGCGCCCTCGCCGACGGCACGCGCAGCTTCCTCATTATCACCCACTACCAGCGCATACTGAACTACGTCCGCCCTCACTTCGTGCACATCCTCTTCGACGGCCGCATCATCAAGTCGGGCGGCCCCGACCTCGCCCACGAGCTGGAGGCGGAGGGCTACGAGGGGATAATCGCCGCGGCGCAGGGGGCGCGCTGATGACGGAGCGCAAAGCCGTTGACATAATGTCGGACGGCTACAAGTGGGGCTTCCACGACGAGGCCGAGTACCTCTTCAAGACGGAGAAGGGCCTCTCGCGCGCCGTCGTCGAAGAAATAGCAGGGATAAAGGAAGAGCCGCAGTGGATGCGTGACTTCCGCCTGCACGCGCTCGAGCTGTTCGAGAAGAAGCCGATGCCGGCGTGGGGCCCCGACCTCTCCGACATCCGGTTCGACGACATGTACTACTACGCGCGCGCCAGCGACAGGGCGGAGCGCGACTGGAAGGACGTGCCCGACTACATCCGCCGCACCTTCGACCGGCTGGGCATACCGGAAGCGGAGCAGAAATTCCTCGCCGGCGTGGGGGCGCAGTACGACTCGGAGGTCGTATACCATAACCTGCGCGAGGAGCTGTCGAAGCAGGGAGTCATCTTCGTCGACACCGACACCGCCGTGCGCGAGTACCCCGACCTTGTCCGCCGCTATATGGGTACCATCGTCCCGTCCGGCGACAACAAGTTCGCCGCCCTCAACAGCGCCGTTTGGAGCGGCGGCAGCTTCGTCTACGTTCCGGAGGGCGTGCGCGTGGAGATACCTCTTCAGGCCTACTTCCGCATCAACGCTGAAAACATCGGCCAGTTCGAGAGGACGCTGATAATCGCCGAGCCAGGCAGCTTTGTGCACTACATCGAGGGGTGCACCGCGCCTATCTACACCACGAACTCGCTGCACGCCGCCGTAGTGGAGGTGATCGTCAAGAAGGGCGCTCGCGTCCGTTACAGCACCGTGCAGAACTGGTCGACGAACGTCTTCAACCTCGTGACCAAGCGCTCGGCCGTTTACGAGGACGGCGTCGTCGAATGGGTCGACGGCAACCTGGGCAGCCGCACGACGATGAAGTACCCCGGCATCTATCTCATGGGGCGCGGCGCCCACGGCGAGGTGCTATCGTTGAGCTTCGCCGGCCGCGGCCAGCACCAGGACACCGGCGCCAAGGCGATTCACGCCGCCCCTTACACGAGCTCCGTCATCACCGCCAAGTCCATCAGCAAGGACGGCGGCCGCGCGAGCTACCGCGGGCTGGTGAAGGCGGCGCGCGGCGCGAAGGGCGTGAAATCGAGCGTGCGCTGCGACGCCCTCCTCATGGACGACGACTCGCGCTCCGACACCTACCCGACGATGGATATCGAGGAGCAGTCGGCGCTGATCGCCCACGAGGCCACAGTCAGCAAGGTGGGCGAGGAGCAACTCTTCTACTTGCAGAGCCGTGGCATCGAGCAGCAGGAAGCGACGAAGATGATCGTGAACGGCTTCGTGGAGCCGGTGGTCAAGGAGCTGCCGATGGAGTACGCGGTCGAGCTCAACCGGCTGATCGAGCTGCAACTGGAAGGGGCGGTCGGCTAGGCATGCAGGCAGTGACTTCCAGCCGCGGACAGGCCGCAGAGCTCATCGACGCGCTCTCGTCGCGGCATAACGAGCCGGAGTGGCTGCGGCAGCGCCGCCTCGAGGCCTGGCGTCTGTATCAGGGGTCCTCGACGGAGAGCGCGCGCCTCGAAGCGCTGCTTTCGGAACGGAGCGGCGATACGTCTTCGCGTACGGGCCGCGTCTGGAGCGGCCGCTTCGGGGGCGTCATCGAGCAATGGGGGAGGGAAATCGTCTCGCATTCGCTCAGCCCCGAGATTGCACGGGAGGGTATTGTCTTCGCCGATCTGCATTCCGCCGCCCGCGACCACGCCTCGCTGCTGCGAGAGCGCCTGATGAGCGTCGTGACGCCGCAAGAGAACGGCGACGAGGCGCTGAACGGCGCGTTGTGGAGCGGCGGCGCGCTTGCGTACCTGCCCCCGGACGCGCAGGCGCTCGAGCCGCTGGCGTACCTGGCCGGCGGCGCGGAGAGCGCGTTCCGCCGCGTCCTGCTGGTCGCCGAAAGGGGCAGCGCCGCGACCTTCGTCGAGGCGGGCGTCTCGACAGGGAAAACGCCCGCCGCCAGCGACTCGGTCGCCGAGATAGTGCTCGCGGAAGGGGCGCGGGTGCGTTACATAATGTTGCAGGACTGGGGGCGCAGCACCGACTGCCGCCTCACCTTGCGGGCGGTCCTCGGCGAGGGGAGCAGGCTCGATCTGATGGTTGCCGGCACGGGAGGCGCCTCTACGAAGGCGAAGCTGGAGGCCGTCCTCGCGGCCCACGGCGCGACCGCCCGCATCGTCGCGCTCACTGTCGCCGGCGGCGATCAGCGCCTCGAGTACAGCACGTTGCAGGAGCACAAGGCGCCGGAGACGGTGAGCGACCTCCTGTTCAAGTCGGCGCTGAGGGGGCGCGCGCGTCTCCAGTGGCGCGGGCTCACCCGCGTCGAGAGCGGCGCAGCGGGCGCGGACGCTAATCAAGAGTCGCGCAGCCTGCTCCTCAGCGACCGGGCGCAAGCGAGGCCGATGCCCGTGCTCGAAATCGAGGCGCACGACGTGTCGCGCTGCAGCCACGGCGCCACCGTCAGCTCGCTCGACGAAGAGCAGCTCTTCTACCTGATGTCGCGGGGCCTGTCAGGCCGGCAGGCGGAGACGGCGATTGTGGAGGGCTTCTTCCGCCAGGCGCTCGACCGCCTCGACGGCGACGGCGTCAGGAGCGGCATCGAGCGCGTGCTGCGGCGCAGGCTGACTGCGGGACGTCGCCGCAGTTCAGACGGAGAATGAGATGATAGACGTCGAAGCGGTGCGAAGAGACTTTCCTATTCTCGAACGGCGAGTACACGGCCGGCCGCTCGTCTACCTCGACAACGCCGCCACCACGCAGAAGCCGCGCGCGGTCATCGATGCCCTTTCGCAGTACTACGAGCGCTCGAACGCTAACATACATCGCGGGCTGCACGCTCTGGCGGAAGAGGCGACGGCGGCCTATGAGGGGACGCGGGCGAAGGTGGCCGGCCTGATAAACGCGCCGACCGCCGAGAGTGTCGTCTTCACCCGCAACACCACGGAATCCATCAACCTCGTGGCCCACTCCTGGGGACGGAAGCGGCTGCGCCCCGGCGACGAGATCGTGCTGACGGTGATGGAGCACCACAGCAACCTCATCCCCTGGCAACTGCTGGCGAAGGAGACGGGCGCGCGACTGCGCTTCATCGACATCGACGACGAGGGGCGCCTGCGCCGCGACGACATCGAACGGCTCATCGGCGAGAGGACGCGGCTGGTCGCGTTCACGCAGATGTCGAACGTGCTCGGGACGATCAACCCTGCCGCGGAGATCATCGCGCGGGCCCACAGCCGCGGCGCGCTCGCGCTCGTCGACGGGGCGCAGAGCGTGCCCCACATGCCTGTCGACGTCCAGGAGATGGACTGCGATTTCCTCGCCTTCTCCAGCCACAAGATGCTCGGGCCCACGGGAGTCGGCGTGCTCTACGCCAGGCGCGAGCTCCTGGAGGACATGGAGCCCTTCCTCGGCGGCGGCGAGATGATCAGCAGGGTGTCGCTGGAGGACGCCTCCTGGAATGAGGTGCCCTGGAAGTTCGAGGCGGGGACGCCCAATATCGGCGGTGTCATCGCCCTCGGCGCTGCCATCGACTACCTGAAGGCGCTGGGAATGGAATCGGTGAGAGCGCACGAAATGGAGCTTGGCCGCTACGCTCTGGAGGCGCTGGCGGGCATCCCCGGCGTCACCGTGTACGGCCCGAAGAACGCGGACAGCCGCGGCGCCGTCGTCGCTTTCAACTACGGCGACCTGCATCCTCACGACATCGGCACGGCGCTCGATAGCTATGGCATCGCCATACGCGCCGGCCACCACTGCGCGCAGCCGTTGATGGCGCGGTTGGGCGTGGTCGCCACCGCCCGCGCCAGCTTCTACATCTATAACCGGACGGACGAAGTGGATGCCCTGGCGCGGGGAATACGAGAAGCAGCGAGGTTCTTCGAACGTGTCCCACTATCCTGAGCCGGAACTGGACGAGCTCTACCGCGAGCTTATCCTCGACCACTACCGCAATCCGCGGAACCACGGCAAGCTGAGCGACCCCGACGTGGTTGGGGAGGGCTACAACCCCCTCTGCGGCGACGAGATCGAGGTGCACGTGCGTCTCGAGGACGGGCGCATCACGGAGGCGGCCTTCAGCGGGCGTGGCTGCTCCATTAGCCAGGCCTCCGGCTCGATGATGACGGAAGCGGTGAAGGGCAAGTCGGTCGACGACATCGTCGCGCTCGCCGACGCCTTCATGCGGATGATGAAGGACCCCGATTTCGTGCCGCCGGAAGAGATGGGCGATCTGGAGGCGTTCCAGGGCGTCGCCCGCTTTCCGGTGCGCGTCAAATGCGCTACCCTTGCCTGGCACGCGCTCCGAGAGGGGCTCAAGCGCCGCTCCGACTAATCCCAGAGGGGTATGGGGATGCTTTTCTCGGAAGAGACGGTGCGTGAGAAGCTACGCGACGTCATCGACCCCGAGCTGGGAATGAACGTCGTCGACCTCGGCCTCATCTACAAAGTGAAGATAGAAGGGACGACCGTCCGCATCACCTACACGCTGACGAGCCCCGCCTGTCCCTTGGGTCCTGCTATCGCCGCCGCCATCCAGCGCTCGGCGTCGGAGCTCCCCGGGGTCGAGAGCGTCGAGCTCGCGCTTACGTTCAGCCCGCCCTGGGACCCGAAGACGATGGCAAGTGAAGAGGCGCGGATGGAGATGGGAATCTGGTAGCGGCGCCCTTCGCCCGCGAATGAACGAGAACGTCTTCCTCATCAGCGGCCGGCCCGGGTCGGGAAAGACCACCGTCGTCCGGCGCATCGTGGAGGCGCTTGCCGTCAGGGCGGGCGGCTTTTACACGCAGGAGACGCGGGGCACCGACGGCCGCCGCACGGGGTTCGAGATCGTAACGCTTCAGGGAACGCGCGCCCCCCTTGCCGGGGTCCATATTCGCAGCCCCTATCGCGTCGGGAAATACGGCGTCAATCTCAGGGGTATCGACGAGGTGGCCGTCCCGGCAATCCACGATGCTGTGAAGGACTGCGATCTCATTCTCATCGACGAGATCGGCAGGATGGAGCTGTATTCGCAAGACTTCCGAGACGCGGTGACTGATGCCATCGAAAGTGGGAAGCCCGTGCTGGGGACGATAATGCTCGCCGCCCACCCTTGGGCCGACGCCGTCCGTTCTCGCGCCGACGTGCATGTCTTTCCGATCGATCCATCGAGCCGCGACTCCGTCGCCCGTCTGGTACTGGACCGGCTGCGCCCGCTCTTCCACTAGCCCGGCCTCGATAGAGAATAGACCGCGCTCTTACGCCTCCGGACTCCTCGCTGTCCACTGAGGGGCTATCCCCCCCGCCAACAAGGGTGTGGGCACCCTTCATGGCGAGACCTTAAGTTTCGAAACACATTCAGACCCAATCGGATGGTTGGCGGCAAGAGTCTGCCGCCGCTAGTCCCGCCAGCGAGCGGGTGACGGGCCGCGTTCTGAAAGGGCCCATACTCCGTAAGGAGGGAGTGCATGAGTAGGATACTGAAGCTAGTCAAACGGGCAAATCGGGAAGAGGAAGGCATCACGGGCCTTGAGACGGCCATTATCCTGATCGCCTTCGTAGTCGTGGCGACGGTCTTTGCATTCGTCGTGCTGAGCACCGGTCTCTTCAGCTCCGAGCGGGGCAAGGAGGCGGTGTACTCCGGTCTGCAGAAGACCAGGGGTTCGCTTGAGCTGCGCGGCAGCGTCATCGCCAACACCGATGGCACGAACGTGACCAGCCTCGTGTTCGACCTGGCCAACGCCGCCGGTGGCGAGCCGGTCAACCTCGACCCCGCAGCCACCAGCAACAAAGTCGTGATGGCGTATCGCGACGCGTCTGTCGCCAACTCCGACCTCGTATGGGAAAGGGCATGGCTCGTAGGCGACGGCGATAACCTGCTGGAAGCCGGCGAACTGGCGGAGATCACCCTGACCATGGCCTCGCAGACCCCGGCGATCACCCTCGGCGCCAACGCTGCCTTCACCCTCGAAGTGAAGCCGCCGCTCGGTGGCACGATGGTCATCGCGCGAACGACGCCCGCCGGCCTGGATACCGTGGTCGATCTTCACTAGAAGGTCCGCCTTCCGGAGGATACCCAGGCAAACGCGGCCGTCAACTGAAAATCGAAGAGCCTCTTGAATCTGGGCACCTGCTTGTCGGGCAGAAACAGGCGGGTGCCCAGCCATTTTCGGCAGTGCGCTAGGTCACGATGTCGCGCCGCTCGAATATCACCGCCGCCACCGCCAGCGCCCCCAGGGCCACTCCGCCGGAGACCAGGAGACCGACCCACGAAAGCTCCCCCGTATCGAGGATGCGCTGCGGGTCGTAGAAGTGGAAGAGAGAGATGTTGCCCGACCATTCCACCCTCTCCACTGTCCGGGCGACGATGTCGATAGCGTAGAAGGCGGTGGTGAGAAGGCCCGCCGCCGCTGCCGCCTTCGCTGTCGAGAGGAACAAGCAGGAGAAGGCCAGCGAGTAACCGGCCACCGCCAGAGCCACCATCCATGCCTGGAAGAGGGTAAGCGAAAGGTTCAGCACGTTGGCGGTTGCGGCTGCGGTAGCCAGCCCCGCCATCAAGGTCAGCGCCGCGGCCACCGCGAGGACGGCGGACGCGACAACGAACACCAGCCACCGCCAGAGCAGGAAGCGGCTTCGCGCTACCGGCTGGCTCAGTATGAGGTCCAGCGTCCCTTTCTCGCGCTCGCGGGCGACGGCGGCGCCGCAGTGAACGACGGCGTAGATGGCGAACAGCGCCGCCCCAAAGCTCAGGAACTGCGTGTTCATCCAAAGATTGACCGCGAACTCCTCTCCCGACGGTATGGGCGCATTCGGATCGAGACCCATGAACGCGCGCAGACCTTCCGGGAACTGCTCGATCAGCTCCACGTAGTCGGCCGCGCCTATGCTGCGGTACAGGGCTCCCGTGAGGAAGGCAAGCGCGCCGACGCCGATTACCCACGCCAGCGCGGTGTAGCGATGGAACCAGACGTTCACGGTGAAGACCGCGGCGCTCACTCCTCGCTCCCTTCGCTGTAGAACTGCATGAACGTCTCTTCGAGCGTTGCCTCCGGGAAGACGATATCTTCGACCGGGAGTTCGGTGAGAGCGCGCAGCACCTCGCGCACGTGCCCGGAGACCTGGAATTCGGCGCGGTTCCCGTTCATGCTTCGCAGCTCCGTCCCCGCGATGAGCAGCGCCTCGCGCGGCACGGGCCGCTCGAACGTCACCTCGAGCGTGCGCACCTTCTTGTGCTGAATCGCCTCGACCTCTTCGACCGCCATCAGCTTGCCGCGGCGCAGTATCGCCACGCGGTTGCACACGCGCTCCACCTCCGGAAGATTGTGCGACGAAAGGAAGATCGTGCGCCCCTGGGCTTGCTCCTCGCGTAGTATCTTGTAGACCTCCTGCTGCACGAGGGGATCGAGCCCCTTCGTCGGCTCGTCGAGGATGAGTAGTTCGGGCTGTGGCATGAGGGCGGCGACCAGCGCCAGTTTCTGGCGCATCCCCGAAGAGTAGGCGCCTATCTTGCGCTTGAGGTCGATATCGAGGCGTTCGGCGAGCGCCCGCCCGTGCGCGAGGTTCGACGCGCCGCGCAGCCGGTTCAGCAACTCGAGGAGATGCTCGCCGGTCATGGCATCGTAAAGCGCGACGTCTCCCTGCAGATAGCCGGTGCGGCGACGCACGGCCAGCGAATCGGCGCGAACGTCGTGCCCGAGCACCTCGGCGCGGCCTTGAGTGGGACGTATGAAGTCGAGAAGGAGGCGGATCGTCGTCGTCTTGCCGGCGCCGTTCGGCCCCAGATAGCCGAAGATCTCGCCCCGTTCCACCGTCAGGTCGAGGTTGTCGAGCGCGAGCACCTGTCCGTAGCGCTTGGAGAGCCCGTAGGTGCGGATGGCAGGGATCATGCTTCTCCTTTCCCCTACGGCCAGTATACGGTTGACGCCGTCCGAGTTCCAGTTGTCAGGCGTGTAGACAATTAAAACGGATGCACGGTACAACAGTTGACGGAGCGGACGAAAGCTAGACTAAGGAGGTTGACTCTATGGCTAACGGCGAGATGGTA of Dehalococcoidia bacterium contains these proteins:
- a CDS encoding response regulator transcription factor; translated protein: MQGRHKGKKLRLLVVEDDGLWRDMFRLALSAQPRLELVDIKSSGEELLPLCRSVRPDVLLIDLDSAATKECVGAARAGKAERPEMGVVVIAAAADRECLAALPSPDTPGWSLIVKQSLSDMSALVHAIEAAAAGLVVLDPALLAATLEPRHSRLSRLTPRQLEVLQLMAKGLSNSAIAKALVLEEKSVENHINAIFSQLVVNHDASAHPRVKAVITYLEETGAHPSRAA
- a CDS encoding peptidylprolyl isomerase, whose protein sequence is MPESKHRRKRGARRTSRAADWSGPATKHGPFGLFSNIKLFYFLGALIMVGSLAVGGICALPQGQTAEPTPTPEPTAEVTAEGAVTPEETPVAKKWYPAPPPMTIDVAKSYTAIVKTDKGDFSIELFDDQAPNTVNNFVFLARDGFYDGLTFHYVKPDFSVMTGDPSGAGTGGPGYNIAKEETPHRFEAGTVGMVNGSIFFVALTESKKFETGEFWAFGRVDEEGLKVVRQLAVGDTVLGVEIIEQ
- the sufC gene encoding Fe-S cluster assembly ATPase SufC, with protein sequence MPEDQPLFVIDDLHVSVEGKEIVKGLNLTARRGEIHAVMGPNASGKSTLAHALMGHPRYEVTKGKVLLKGENILRLKPDERARRGLFLAFQYPRAIPGVSMVNFLRSALRSVRDEDVPVREFRAMLRETMDLLKLDDEFVRRYVNDGFSGGEMKRAEVLQMGILKPEMAVLDETDSGLDIDALRTVAEGISALADGTRSFLIITHYQRILNYVRPHFVHILFDGRIIKSGGPDLAHELEAEGYEGIIAAAQGAR
- the sufB gene encoding Fe-S cluster assembly protein SufB, producing MTERKAVDIMSDGYKWGFHDEAEYLFKTEKGLSRAVVEEIAGIKEEPQWMRDFRLHALELFEKKPMPAWGPDLSDIRFDDMYYYARASDRAERDWKDVPDYIRRTFDRLGIPEAEQKFLAGVGAQYDSEVVYHNLREELSKQGVIFVDTDTAVREYPDLVRRYMGTIVPSGDNKFAALNSAVWSGGSFVYVPEGVRVEIPLQAYFRINAENIGQFERTLIIAEPGSFVHYIEGCTAPIYTTNSLHAAVVEVIVKKGARVRYSTVQNWSTNVFNLVTKRSAVYEDGVVEWVDGNLGSRTTMKYPGIYLMGRGAHGEVLSLSFAGRGQHQDTGAKAIHAAPYTSSVITAKSISKDGGRASYRGLVKAARGAKGVKSSVRCDALLMDDDSRSDTYPTMDIEEQSALIAHEATVSKVGEEQLFYLQSRGIEQQEATKMIVNGFVEPVVKELPMEYAVELNRLIELQLEGAVG
- a CDS encoding SufD family Fe-S cluster assembly protein, with the translated sequence MQAVTSSRGQAAELIDALSSRHNEPEWLRQRRLEAWRLYQGSSTESARLEALLSERSGDTSSRTGRVWSGRFGGVIEQWGREIVSHSLSPEIAREGIVFADLHSAARDHASLLRERLMSVVTPQENGDEALNGALWSGGALAYLPPDAQALEPLAYLAGGAESAFRRVLLVAERGSAATFVEAGVSTGKTPAASDSVAEIVLAEGARVRYIMLQDWGRSTDCRLTLRAVLGEGSRLDLMVAGTGGASTKAKLEAVLAAHGATARIVALTVAGGDQRLEYSTLQEHKAPETVSDLLFKSALRGRARLQWRGLTRVESGAAGADANQESRSLLLSDRAQARPMPVLEIEAHDVSRCSHGATVSSLDEEQLFYLMSRGLSGRQAETAIVEGFFRQALDRLDGDGVRSGIERVLRRRLTAGRRRSSDGE
- a CDS encoding cysteine desulfurase, which encodes MIDVEAVRRDFPILERRVHGRPLVYLDNAATTQKPRAVIDALSQYYERSNANIHRGLHALAEEATAAYEGTRAKVAGLINAPTAESVVFTRNTTESINLVAHSWGRKRLRPGDEIVLTVMEHHSNLIPWQLLAKETGARLRFIDIDDEGRLRRDDIERLIGERTRLVAFTQMSNVLGTINPAAEIIARAHSRGALALVDGAQSVPHMPVDVQEMDCDFLAFSSHKMLGPTGVGVLYARRELLEDMEPFLGGGEMISRVSLEDASWNEVPWKFEAGTPNIGGVIALGAAIDYLKALGMESVRAHEMELGRYALEALAGIPGVTVYGPKNADSRGAVVAFNYGDLHPHDIGTALDSYGIAIRAGHHCAQPLMARLGVVATARASFYIYNRTDEVDALARGIREAARFFERVPLS
- a CDS encoding SUF system NifU family Fe-S cluster assembly protein codes for the protein MSHYPEPELDELYRELILDHYRNPRNHGKLSDPDVVGEGYNPLCGDEIEVHVRLEDGRITEAAFSGRGCSISQASGSMMTEAVKGKSVDDIVALADAFMRMMKDPDFVPPEEMGDLEAFQGVARFPVRVKCATLAWHALREGLKRRSD
- a CDS encoding metal-sulfur cluster assembly factor, whose amino-acid sequence is MLFSEETVREKLRDVIDPELGMNVVDLGLIYKVKIEGTTVRITYTLTSPACPLGPAIAAAIQRSASELPGVESVELALTFSPPWDPKTMASEEARMEMGIW
- a CDS encoding NTPase: MNENVFLISGRPGSGKTTVVRRIVEALAVRAGGFYTQETRGTDGRRTGFEIVTLQGTRAPLAGVHIRSPYRVGKYGVNLRGIDEVAVPAIHDAVKDCDLILIDEIGRMELYSQDFRDAVTDAIESGKPVLGTIMLAAHPWADAVRSRADVHVFPIDPSSRDSVARLVLDRLRPLFH